AACGCGCGGGCCTCGAACCAAGCCATTCATGGGTATTTTCTCGTTCGGCAAGAAAGACGACGCACCTACGCGGCGCGGCGCAAATTCCAGTCGCAGTGGTCGTGCTGAACGCGCGGAGCGGGTCGAACGGCGCAGCCGTCGTACGGAGCGTTCCGGCGACGCGGACGCGATGCTGCTCGATCCGACGCTTCCTGAAAAGCAGCGTGCACGACGCCGCCTCGTCGGCGCGATCGCGATGGTGATCGCCGCCGTCGTGATTCTGCCGATGGTGCTGGATTCGCATCCGAAGCCCGTCACCGACGACATTTCCATCGACATTCCGAACCGCCCCGCGTCGAAATCGCGCGCGGCGGAAGACACCGACACGCAGGCAGGCGTCGCGCCGGACAACCCGGCGGTACCGGATGCCGCCCTGGCGGCTTCGAATGTCGCTGCTGCATCGGGCACGGCAGCGTCGGGCGCTGTCGCGTCGCAACGCGGCAGCGACAGCAAGAATGCGCCGATCGCCGTGACACCGGCGAAGCCGCAGGCGCCCGCCATCGTCGCGAACGATACGCCGGCGCAGGCTGCCAAGCCCGCGGCGAAGCCGCAGGCCGAAGCGAAGCCCGCAGCAAAACCGGAACAGAAACCCGCAGCGTCTCAATCGACACAGACGGCGCAGGCAGCCGCCTCCGGGACCGAAACGGGCACGCCCGCGACGCCGCCTGGCAGCCGGTTCGCGGTCCAGCTCGGCGTGTTTCAGGACGACGCGAGCGCACATACGTGGGCGAACAAGTTGAAAGCGGCGGGCGTGCCCGCATATACGGAGCGTCGCAAGCAGGCTGACGGCTCTACCCGCACCCTGTTGCGCGCCGGTCCGTTCGCGGATCGTGCGGCGGCGTCGGCGGCGATCGCGAAGGTGCGCGAGGCCGGCCTGTCGTCGGGTGCGAACAACGGCACTGCGCAGTAATCCGGCGATGTTCACCGCGTTCGACTACGCTGTAATGGCGGTGATCGGGCTGTCGGCGCTGCGCGGCGGCTGGCGCGGCTTTTTGTCCGAAGTGTTCGGGCTGATCGGCTGGGTCGTTGCGTTTCTGGTGGCGGCGCGCTTCGTGGGGTTGCTGGTGCCCTTCGTGCCGGCGAACTGGCCGGGCGGCGCGCTGACGCAGTGGCTGATCGCGTTCGCGGCCATCGTGATCGGGGTGATCCTGGTGGCGAGCGTGGCAAACGCTTTGCTGCACCGGCTGGTGCAGGTGTCCGGCCTGGGCGGTGTGGACCGCTCGCTCGGACTGATGTTCGGCCTCGTACGCGGGGTCATATTGGTGCTTGTTCTGGTCGCCCTGGCTGGCTTGACCGAACTGCCCAAACAGGAATTCTGGCGCAACGCGCTGCTGCGGCCCTACGCCGAGCAGGGCGTGCGAGAGGTGAAGCCTCTGCTTCCCGAAACGCTCGCCGCCTACGTCCACGTGTAACGATCGCGTTGCACGCGAGGGGCGAAGGCGGATGACAAGGCGGGCCGATGGTGAAGCATGCAGGACCACGGCGCGCGCGGCTGTCTCGCAGGCAGGCCGCTCTGATCGAATTTCGTACCCTTTGAAGGACATGCCATGTGCGGCATCGTAGGCGTAGTTTCCCAGTCTCCCGTCAATCAGCTGCTGTATGACAGCCTGCTGCTGCTGCAGCACCGCGGCCAGGACGCGGCCGGCATCGCCACGGCGAACGGCAGCACTTTCCACATGCACAAGGCGAACGGCATGGTGCGCGACGTGTTCCGCACGCGCAACATGCGCAGTCTGCCCGGCACGAGCGGCATCGGCCAGGTGCGCTACCCGACGGCGGGCTCGGCGTCGAGCGAAGAGGAAGCCCAGCCGTTCTACGTGAACGCGCCGTTCGGCATCATCCTCGCGCACAACGGCAATCTGACCAACTGGCAGCAGCTGAAAGACGAGATGTTCCGCGTCGATCGCCGCCACATCAACACGAATTCCGACACGGAAGTGATGCTCAACGTGCTCGCGCACGAATTGCAGACTGCCAGCTCGGGCCTGCAGCTAGATCCGAACGCGCTGTTCAAGGCGGTATCGGGCGTGCACCGCCGCGTGCGCGGCTCGTACGCGATCGTGTCGCTGATTTCCGGCTACGGTCTGCTCGGCTTCCGTGACCCGTTCGGCATTCGTCCTCTGTGTATCGGCAAGCTGGAAACGGCGTCGGGCACGGAATGGATGCTGGCATCGGAATCGGTGGCGCTGGAAGGCATCGGTTTCGAATTCGTGCGCGACGTCGCACCGGGCGAGGCGATTTTCATCGACTTCGACGGCAACTTCCACGCGCAGCAGTGCGCGCCGAACGCGAGCCTGAACCCGTGCATTTTCGAGCTTGTGTATCTAGCGCGTCCCGATTCGGTACTCGACGGCGTACCCGTTTACAACGCGCGTCTGCGCATGGGCGACTATCTGGCCGAGAAAATTCTGCGCGAACTGCCGGAAGACGTGAAGATCGACGTGGTGATGCCGATTCCCGACTCGTCCCGCCCCGCCGCAATGCAGGTCGCCGCGAAGCTCGGCGTCGAATACCGCGAAGGCTTTTTCAAGAACCGTTACGTGGGCCGCACCTTCATCATGCCGGGCCAGGCCGTGCGCAAGAAGTCGGTGCGCCAGAAGCTGAACGCGATGGGCATCGAATTCAAGGGCAAGAACGTGCTGATCGTGGACGACTCCATCGTGCGCGGCACCACCTCGCATGAAATCGTGCAGATGGCGCGCGACGCGGGCGCCAGCAAGGTGATCTTCGCTTCGGCGGCGCCGCCGGTGAAGTTCCCGAACGTCTACGGCATCGACATGCCGACGCGCAGCGAACTCGTCGCGCATGGCCGTTCGGATGAAGAAGTGGCGCGCCTGATCGGTGCCGATTTCCTCGTATATCAGGACGTCGACGCGCTCAAGAACGCGGTTCGCGACATCAACCCGGCGTTGAAGGACTTCGAGGCATCGTGCTTCGACGGCAACTACATCACGGGCGACGTGACGACGGAATACCTCGACCGCATCGAATCCGCGCGTCTCGCTCCGTCCGCGCAATCGGACCGCGATGCCGCGAGCGAGGCGATGGACGGCGGCGCCGTGCGTTCGCAGTTGCATTTGCAGTTGTCGGTCGAGTAAGGCCGGAAGCATCACGCGAAGTTCGGCTTACGCCGTTTCGCGCTCACGAAGCCCGCTTATGCCGACGCAGAGCGGGCTTTTTTTATTGCGCTCGCGCGACGTCAGAAGAAACGGAATGGAACGGATATGGACGACTCC
This Paraburkholderia phymatum STM815 DNA region includes the following protein-coding sequences:
- a CDS encoding SPOR domain-containing protein, which gives rise to MGIFSFGKKDDAPTRRGANSSRSGRAERAERVERRSRRTERSGDADAMLLDPTLPEKQRARRRLVGAIAMVIAAVVILPMVLDSHPKPVTDDISIDIPNRPASKSRAAEDTDTQAGVAPDNPAVPDAALAASNVAAASGTAASGAVASQRGSDSKNAPIAVTPAKPQAPAIVANDTPAQAAKPAAKPQAEAKPAAKPEQKPAASQSTQTAQAAASGTETGTPATPPGSRFAVQLGVFQDDASAHTWANKLKAAGVPAYTERRKQADGSTRTLLRAGPFADRAAASAAIAKVREAGLSSGANNGTAQ
- a CDS encoding CvpA family protein, whose protein sequence is MFTAFDYAVMAVIGLSALRGGWRGFLSEVFGLIGWVVAFLVAARFVGLLVPFVPANWPGGALTQWLIAFAAIVIGVILVASVANALLHRLVQVSGLGGVDRSLGLMFGLVRGVILVLVLVALAGLTELPKQEFWRNALLRPYAEQGVREVKPLLPETLAAYVHV
- the purF gene encoding amidophosphoribosyltransferase translates to MCGIVGVVSQSPVNQLLYDSLLLLQHRGQDAAGIATANGSTFHMHKANGMVRDVFRTRNMRSLPGTSGIGQVRYPTAGSASSEEEAQPFYVNAPFGIILAHNGNLTNWQQLKDEMFRVDRRHINTNSDTEVMLNVLAHELQTASSGLQLDPNALFKAVSGVHRRVRGSYAIVSLISGYGLLGFRDPFGIRPLCIGKLETASGTEWMLASESVALEGIGFEFVRDVAPGEAIFIDFDGNFHAQQCAPNASLNPCIFELVYLARPDSVLDGVPVYNARLRMGDYLAEKILRELPEDVKIDVVMPIPDSSRPAAMQVAAKLGVEYREGFFKNRYVGRTFIMPGQAVRKKSVRQKLNAMGIEFKGKNVLIVDDSIVRGTTSHEIVQMARDAGASKVIFASAAPPVKFPNVYGIDMPTRSELVAHGRSDEEVARLIGADFLVYQDVDALKNAVRDINPALKDFEASCFDGNYITGDVTTEYLDRIESARLAPSAQSDRDAASEAMDGGAVRSQLHLQLSVE